Proteins from a genomic interval of Lycium ferocissimum isolate CSIRO_LF1 chromosome 2, AGI_CSIRO_Lferr_CH_V1, whole genome shotgun sequence:
- the LOC132044311 gene encoding uncharacterized protein LOC132044311 encodes MPNTPTTSTSDFYLTYIKLRFFTKVRRFLQLKATSEKPLKPLIVIEEEEKGEKGVMGKEGSKDNGWIVMQKSVKKLHFGSCDEKEVAVKEIKKLAKDDLKRRKLMAELGVIPPLVAMVGGSQVVQRLAVQALVELANGSFTNKALMVEAGILSKLPQKTDNLDGNTRQEFAELILSISSLANTQFNMDSSRIIPFVVSILDSSNSSVETKCTCLGALYNISSVLENSASLATNGIVTTLLRLSSLKEVSEKALATLVNLVVTLMGKKAMEDNPRVPESLIEIMTWEEKPKCQELSVYILMILAHQSSIQREKMARAGIVQVLLEVALLGTSLAQKRAMKLLQWFKDERQSKMGPHSGPQVVRMPIDSPPMSPRSVEESKKLMKKIVKQSLYKNMETITSRANGGSETSRLKSLVVSSSSKSLPY; translated from the exons ATGCCTAATACTCCCACAACTAGTACTAGTGATTTTTATTTGACTTACATAAAGCTAAGATTTTTCACAAAAGTCAGGCGGTTTCTTCAGCTTAAGGCAACATCTGAAAAGCCATTGAAACCTTTGATTGTGATTGAAGAAGAGGAAAAGGGAGAAAAGGGTGTAATGGGAAAAGAGGGTAGTAAAGATAATGGGTGGATAGTTATGCAAAAATCAGTGAAGAAACTTCATTTTGGGAGCTGTGATGAAAAAGAGGTGGCTGTAAAAGAGATAAAGAAGTTGGCTAAAGATGATTTAAAGAGAAGGAAATTGATGGCGGAGCTGGGCGTAATTCCACCGCTTGTGGCCATGGTTGGTGGTTCTCAGGTGGTGCAGAGATTGGCGGTGCAAGCATTAGTTGAGCTTGCCAATGGCTCTTTCAC GAACAAGGCTCTGATGGTGGAAGCAGGAATCCTATCAAAATTACCCCAAAAAACAGACAACTTAGATGGAAACACAAGGCAAGAATTTGCAGAATTGATCttgtctatatcatcattagccaaCACCCAATTCAATATGGATTCCTCAAGAATTATTCCATTTGTAGTCAGCATTCTTGATTCATCAAATTCAAGTGTTGAGACCAAATGTACATGTCTAGGGGCATTGTACAATATATCCTCTGTGCTGGAAAATTCTGCCAGTTTGGCAACTAATGGAATAGTAACCACTCTATTGAGATTGTCTTCATTGAAGGAAGTATCAGAGAAAGCACTAGCCACATTGGTGAATCTTGTGGTTACCCTAATGGGGAAGAAGGCGATGGAGGATAACCCGAGGGTTCCCGAGAGCTTAATCGAGATAATGACATGGGAAGAGAAGCCAAAATGCCAAGAATTATCGGTATAcattttgatgattttggcTCACCAAAGTTCAATTCAAAGGGAGAAAATGGCCAGGGCTGGTATAGTTCAAGTACTTCTTGAAGTGGCATTGTTGGGTACCTCTTTGGCCCAAAAAAGAGCAATGAAATTGTTACAATGGTTTAAGGATGAAAGGCAGAGCAAAATGGGACCTCATTCAGGGCCACAAGTAGTAAGGATGCCAATTGATTCACCACCAATGAGTCCAAGATCTGTTGAGGAAAGCAAGAAACTGATGAAGAAAATTGTGAAACAAAGCCTTTATAAGAATATGGAGACAATTACTAGTAGAGCCAATGGTGGTAGTGAAACTTCAAGGCTAAAGTCCCTAGTTGTTAGCTCAAGCTCTAAGAGTTTGCCTTACTAA
- the LOC132044321 gene encoding uncharacterized protein LOC132044321, whose amino-acid sequence MDFTSRGIAWMGKIGEKLENLCSDVDARSQEPLDFVESQLQIAGANLKQFCSEFIQEILPAPLSDAEEETSNLSSEQNREDQHPASELSNISVEEDNKDELSHSNSSSAMLAVETTEGVHVESSLQPRADKAMKMSVEDNFEKALSFVESSGVVASTEGTLKMTSLYCEGDKGVEGPAKSSTIASAECVEFDPSMQEGRTIDFGANTSNVSSLTGSTYSNESQESAFPDFGETNSCAALPSVTSEASVDHHVRQPATDWVPEVEFDGSCVVVDKDDLSSASEFRGAHISPKKVMPKLKVKPGKKRNKDATICEDLSVELEQSNAKCMTISSPDQSLELSQEGFCESDWEII is encoded by the exons ATGGACTTTACAAGTAGAGGCATAGCCTGGATGGGAAAAATTGGTGAAAAGCTGGAAAATCTTTGTTCTGATGTTGATGCTAGATCTCAG GAAccacttgattttgttgaaaGCCAATTGCAGATAGCGGGTGCAAATCTGAAACAATTTTGTTCAGAGTTTATTCAAGAAATACTCCCTGCGCCTTTGTCAGACGCCGAGGAGGAGACCAGTAATTTATCTTCAGAACAAAATAGGGAAGACCAGCATCCAGCTTCTGAGTTGTCAAACATCAGTGTGGAAGAAGATAATAAGGATGAACTTTCCCATTCAAATTCGTCCTCCGCCATGCTCGCTGTGGAAACTACTGAAGGAGTGCATGTTGAGTCATCACTTCAGCCACGAGCAGATAAGGCGATGAAGATGTCTGTTGAGGATAATTTTGAAAAGGCACTCTCTTTTGTTGAAAGTTCAGGAGTAGTTGCTTCTACTGAGGGAACTTTAAAAATGACATCACTATATTGTGAGGGTGATAAAGGAGTTGAAGGTCctgccaaatcttcaacaattgCATCAGCTGAATGTGTAGAATTTGACCCTTCTATGCAAGAGGGGAGAACTATAGATTTTGGAGCTAACACTTCGAATGTCTCATCATTAACTGGTTCAACTTATTCTAATGAGTCACAAGAAAGTGCTTTTCCCGATTTTGGCGAAACAAATTCTTGTGCAGCACTTCCATCAGTAACTAGTG AAGCCTCTGTGGATCATCATGTAAGACAACCAGCCACCGACTGGGTTCCTGAAGTGGAGTTTGATGGAAGCTGTGTTGTGGTAGATAAGGATGATTTGTCTTCAGCCTCTGAATTCCGTGGAGCTCATATTTCTCCCAAG AAAGTTATGCCAAAGCTGAAGGTAAAACCTGGAAAAAAGAGAAACAAGGACGCGACTATTTGTGAGGATCTCAGTGTGGAATTAGAGCAATCAAATGCAAAGTGCATGACAATATCTTCTCCAGATCAAAGCTTGGAATTGTCACAAGAAGGCTTTTGTGAATCAGATTGGGAGATCATCTAA